ACCAACTGCCACTCAACAGAGAGCTGCCAGATACACGAGACAACAGGTTAAACTAACTGTAATCAGGACTGTAACTTTGCTATGGTCATGACCGTAACTACGCTGCTTGGTCATGACTTGATGAAATGAGGAGGACATTTAATTGTTACTGTCTGATAAATGGTAAGACACAAAGCACAGGTGGTGGTATGCCTTCTAAATAATCTCTCAACACTCAGATGTTTGCAGAAAAAATACCCCAAGGACCTTCCTAGTATTGCTGTGGTATTGATCTACCTGGACGAGGCCCTGTCTATCATTAAACGGGCCATCCGCAGCATCATCGACCGAACCCCTGAACACCTGCTGAGAGAAATCATTCTGGTGGATGACCACAGCTCCAATGGTGCATCTCACAGACACCATTCCATTACTAGTGGACTAAGTATTTGTCTATAGTCTTGATTATGAATCTCTTCTCACCACAGAAGACCTGGGAGAAAAGCTAGCTGCCTACATAGAGCTCATCCACAAGGAAAGGCCGGGCCTTATAAAAAGGGTGAGACACAAGCAGCAGATGGGACTGACTCAAGCCCGCATCTCAGGGTGGGAGCACGCCACCGCCGATACAGTGGCCATTCTGGATGCCCACATTGAAGTCAATGTGGGGTGGTAAGTGCCATGTGTGTATGGTGTTTCCCATACATTACTTGGGCAGCATCTGTCTGCTTATCTTTGATTGATTGACTTTTATTGTTGTCCACGCTTACAGGGCAGAGCCACTGCTGGCCAGGATCAAAGCAGACAGGACCACTGTGGTGACTCCGGTGTTTGACAAGGTCGGTTTTGATGACCTGCAGGTGGAGCATTACGGGGCCAATGCACACGGTTTTGACTGGCCCCTGTGGTGCATGTACGAGTCCTTCAGACCAGAGTGGAACGAGCTCCATGATGAATCACAACCAGGGAAGTAAGTGACGTCCACTGTGTAGCATCCAGCCCCATCACTATGAGACTTATTGTCTCACATGTTCTGTATTGATTAGTAGCAGTCAATAGGAATTGCAGAAGAATaccatgtacactgaacaaaaatataaatgcaacgtgtaatgtgttggtcccatgtttcatgagctgaaataaaagatcccagatattttccatacgcacaaaaaagcttatttctcttaatTTGTGGACACACATTTCTTTACAtgcctattagtgagcatttctcatttgccaagatattccatccacctgacaggtgtggcatatcaagaatctgattaaacagtatgatcattacacgggTACTCCTTgtcctggggacaataaaagcccactctaaaatgtgcagtttgtcaaacaacacaatgccacagatgtctcaagttttgaggcagcgtgaaattggcatgctgactgcaggaatttccaccagagctgtttccagataattgaatgttaatttctctaccataagccacctccaacattgttttagagaatttggcagtacatccaaccagcctcacaaccacagaccacatgtaaccatgccagcccattacctccacatctggcttcttcacctgcggactcgtctgagaccagctacccagatagctgatgaaactgtgggtttgcacaatccAAAACATTTccgcacaaactgtcagaaactgtctcaaggaagctcatctgcgtgctcgtcgtcctcaccagggcctTGACCTGACTGAAGTTCTGCATCGTAACCgatttcagtgggcaaatgctaaccttcgtagaatgtatgcacacatgactgtaagtcgctttggataaaagcgtctgctaaatggcatattatttatttatatattattatttaccaCTGGCAAGctagagaagtgtgctcttcatggatgaataccggtttcaactgtaccgggcagatggcagacagtgtgtatggtgtcgtgtgggttgaccggtttgctgatgtcaacattgtgaacagtgcCCAATGGTGGCGGTGAGGTTTTGGTATGGGCAGGAATAAGCTACAGCGAACAATTGacttgatttccttatatgaactgtaactcagtaaaatcgttgaaattgttgcatgttttttCAATGATGTGTATTGTGTGTCTGTTGTAGCTCCTACTTCTTGTAGCAGTGCTTTTACTTGCTGGTTGGTTCCACATAATCACTCACTGACTTATTTTTATAGGAGTCCTTCTGTCATGGGTATTTTTGTGGCACATCGACTTTTCCTTGGAGAGATTGGAGTACTTGATGGTGGAATGAAAATCTATGGAGGAGAGAATGTTGAGCTGGGGATCAGGGTAGGTTGAGCTGGTTACCATGGCATAATGGCTGCACAAATTACAATATCTGATGTCAAGTAGCTAAGGAAATTGTCCTCAGTTGGGTATGTATTAGATTTGTGTCATTTTACAAGCACATATCAGAGAATGTTTTGTCTCATATCTTCAATAACATTTTGCAGTGATGTGGTCTGTTTTATTCCAGGTGTGGCTGTGTGGAGGAAGCATAGAGGTAGTGCCTTGTTCTAAGATCGCACACATTGAGAGGGCACACAAACCGTACGCACCTGACCTGAGTTACATCATGAGAAGGAATGCACTGAGAGTAGCTGCGATCTGGATGGATGACTACAAAAGTAATGTGAACATTGCTTGGAATCTTCCGTTGAAGGTAGGGAAATTGAGATGAGGGCAATTCCATGGAAACGAAATACACTGACTGGAATTGCCCATAAAAAAACAAGACAATCTTTCTTTCCTATAAATAGCCTGTGGAAGTAATTTTGATGAGATGTTTTTCTAACAGTATTATTTGTGTGATGTATGTCTCCTAGGATCATGGGATTGATATCGGCGATGTGTCAGAGAGGAAGAAGCTCAGAGAAAAGCTTGAATGTAAGCCCTTCAAGTGGTACCTGGATAACGTGTATCCTACACTGGCCACCTGGGAGGAGCTAGTGGCCTATGGAGGAGTAAGGGTTACATTATTACTAAGTCCCTCACCAGATTAATACAATGTACAGAATTATAACTTTGACAACTTTTTATAACTCTGAAATTTGCTAGGTAAATGCCAAACAATGTTTAACCAAATGAGTTTTAAGGATTAATGGTATATGATTCCATTCCATTATGTTCATGGTTCATTATGTTCATGGTTgcacactaaaacaaagacacaCAATGACAAACAGTTGTAACAATCAAATGTTCTAATTTGATGGTGGATATGTATTAAGCAGTCATAAAACTAAACAATcgggctgtgtttagacaggcagcccaattctgatattttttccactaattgatattttgaccaatcacatcagacctttttcagagctgatttgtcaacaacaacaaaaaacaatttGCAAAAAAAGTTACAAATCAGTATTGAGCTGCCAGTCTAAACACAGCAGAGTCATGGAAACAGATCTTCTTAGTGGAGCCAAACTTACCTGTATTGAGAAggcctggttacacatccaccatgGTTTAAAGGGCAATGTGAAAAGAAAATATCAAGAGCCGGTACAGTTTGGTTTGGCTGGGCACGATAGTGTAAGAGGGAATTAGTGTACCACCAATTATTCTTGCCTAAACATACCTTCTTCTTGCACCTCCAGCTGCAGAATGACCTCCTGCAGAGCCATTGTATTGATGAGGGGACTGTCCCTGGGAATATACCCCTTCTTTATGGATGTCATTTCTATCAACCACAGGTATGTTTGtattctgtgtatgtgtctgtgtattatATAATTTTGTGCCAAAAAAATCTGTTCTCCCCGTCTGTTGACAGCTTCTTATCCACAGCAATGTTATTACAACACTGATGGGGAGATCTACGTGGGTGGGATTAAGTCTCACAAGTACAACAACAACCGGTGTCTAGTGGATCCTGGCACTGGAAATATACCAACGCTGCATGATTGTAAACTGGCAACAGAGAGAGGACTACACAAGCACTGGGACTTCCAACAGGTAGCCTGTAATCAGACCTGTGGGTCTAGATCATACATTTTAGAGCTATCTTCTGGAGCAGGGTTTCCTTAACTCGGTCCTGTCCAAAACGTTCTCTAGAACAGTGGTCTATGCACCACACCCAAACACAGTTCCATCAAAGCTTTATTCATAACAGCATTCACTTAACAAGCATGCAAAGTTCATCCAAAGTTATTTTATATATGCATTTGTTTTTCCAGGGTCAAGCcatcaggaacacacacacaaataggtgTCTTGAGATTGGCCAGGGACAAAACTCATACTATATGCTGGTCATCCAACAATGCACTGGGCAAAACTGGAGAATTCAACATGTCATAAGAGAGTTCTAAAACAAACCCATGGACAAGTTGTTGGGGTCACATTCATGAAATTCTAGATTTGACATTTGTGTTATCTATCATAACTGTTTCAAACAATATCTTGCCAAAAGAAAATCCTAAATTGATTTTATGCAGGGTATTGACAACAAACATCCAATGTAGACAATTGCATTATTCTCTTTCTCTGAAAAA
This sequence is a window from Oncorhynchus gorbuscha isolate QuinsamMale2020 ecotype Even-year linkage group LG01, OgorEven_v1.0, whole genome shotgun sequence. Protein-coding genes within it:
- the LOC124000834 gene encoding probable polypeptide N-acetylgalactosaminyltransferase 8 isoform X2; the encoded protein is MYMTKGHNQAGCRQVAMKLNVLRGVGITFGAVIPLIMYIVYMKQAVSSTSNTKRLHQKETPKTVLMTRLERIENNLNKLSELIESKYQKDPPTREEVVVTEAKKMVVPQLYPNSYLFTKWGDDLSEEEQREAEALFQRYGYNVFLSDQLPLNRELPDTRDNRCLQKKYPKDLPSIAVVLIYLDEALSIIKRAIRSIIDRTPEHLLREIILVDDHSSNDLGEKLAAYIELIHKERPGLIKRVRHKQQMGLTQARISGWEHATADTVAILDAHIEVNVGWAEPLLARIKADRTTVVTPVFDKVGFDDLQVEHYGANAHGFDWPLWCMYESFRPEWNELHDESQPGKSPSVMGIFVAHRLFLGEIGVLDGGMKIYGGENVELGIRVWLCGGSIEVVPCSKIAHIERAHKPYAPDLSYIMRRNALRVAAIWMDDYKSNVNIAWNLPLKDHGIDIGDVSERKKLREKLECKPFKWYLDNVYPTLATWEELVAYGGLQNDLLQSHCIDEGTVPGNIPLLYGCHFYQPQQCYYNTDGEIYVGGIKSHKYNNNRCLVDPGTGNIPTLHDCKLATERGLHKHWDFQQGQAIRNTHTNRCLEIGQGQNSYYMLVIQQCTGQNWRIQHVIREF
- the LOC124000834 gene encoding probable polypeptide N-acetylgalactosaminyltransferase 8 isoform X1 — protein: MYMTKGHNQAGCRQVAMKLNVLRGVGITFGAVIPLIMYIVYMKQAVSSTSNTKRLHQKETPKTVLMTRLERIENNLNKLSELIESKYQKDPPTREEVVVTEAKKMVVPQLYPNSYLFTKWGDDLSEEEQREAEALFQRYGYNVFLSDQLPLNRELPDTRDNRCLQKKYPKDLPSIAVVLIYLDEALSIIKRAIRSIIDRTPEHLLREIILVDDHSSNEDLGEKLAAYIELIHKERPGLIKRVRHKQQMGLTQARISGWEHATADTVAILDAHIEVNVGWAEPLLARIKADRTTVVTPVFDKVGFDDLQVEHYGANAHGFDWPLWCMYESFRPEWNELHDESQPGKSPSVMGIFVAHRLFLGEIGVLDGGMKIYGGENVELGIRVWLCGGSIEVVPCSKIAHIERAHKPYAPDLSYIMRRNALRVAAIWMDDYKSNVNIAWNLPLKDHGIDIGDVSERKKLREKLECKPFKWYLDNVYPTLATWEELVAYGGLQNDLLQSHCIDEGTVPGNIPLLYGCHFYQPQQCYYNTDGEIYVGGIKSHKYNNNRCLVDPGTGNIPTLHDCKLATERGLHKHWDFQQGQAIRNTHTNRCLEIGQGQNSYYMLVIQQCTGQNWRIQHVIREF